TCAGGGAAATCGGGCAGCGCCTTGGGGAGGATCGACTGCTGCAGCACGTGCGCCACCTCATGTTCGCGGCTGTACATGCGCGCTGTGTCGATCGCCAAAGCCGCCTGGGAAGCGAACGTCTGCATGATGCTCATGTCCTCGTCGCTGAACGCCCCGGCAGCCTCTGCCAGCACCATGAGCACGCCGATCGAGCGGCCACGCGCCAGCAGCGGCACAGCGAGCAACGAATTGAGCCCCTGCGACGCCGCGCTGCCGGCCACACCCCCCATTCCAAGCGAGAGGCTCGGCAGTGAGACAGGGGTCCGCGATGCGAACACACGCCCGGGCAGATCCTGTCCGGGCTCGAGCTCCAGCGCAACGATATGCGCGGGGACAACACCACGTACCATCGCGGTTCCGAGCGTGCGTCGCCTGCTGTCGTACGACCAGAGCATGACCGCTTCCGCCGAGAGGATCTTCTGAACGACCTCGATGACGCGGTTGAGCACGACGTTCACCTGGAGTTCCGACGCCACGTCCTGGCTGATGCGGAAGATGGTCTCGAGATTGGCCGCTCGGGCAAGCGCACGTTCGTAGAAGTAGGCATTCTCGAGCGCCAGTGCGACTTCGTCTGACAGGGCGCGGGCGATGTCCATGCTGCCCGTGTCGGCGCCTTCGGTCATGAATACCGCCAACGCGGCTCCATGGTCGCTCTCGAAATCGATCGGAACGAGCATGAGCAGCTCGCCATCATGATCGTCGAGGGCCCTGTCGGTTGCGAAGTCCTCTCCTCGCTTGACGATGACCGTGGCGCCATCCGGCTGGAGATGGAGCTGCGCGATCGCCACCAAGGAATCGTCCTCGCCCGCGTTGGTCGACGGAGCCAGCCCGAGGACGGCACGGTCCACGATCACGATCCGTGCCGCGCTCGCACCGAACAGGTCGGAGATGATCTCTTCCACGATGCCGAGCGACGCAGCCAACGTCGCGGGTCGCACAAGCTCCTCTGCAACCGCACGCAGCGCCTCGGCAACGTGCCTCGACTCGCTCTCGATCTCGAACAGGCGTGACGTCTGGACGGCGACCGCCGCCTGAGCGGAGAAGGTCCGCACCATCTCGATCTCGGCCTCAGTGACTTCGTCTTCCGAGTCGCGGAGCATGACCACGAGTCCGAGTGCCTCATGACCGGCCACGAGCGGCGCCGCCAGCGCCGAGCGGGCCGAGCTGGCCAGACCGGGAAGCTCGTTGGCAAGCTGTCCGGGGTTTGCGGAGTACGTCACGGGACCCGTGCTGCCCAGAGCCTCAACAAGCCAGCCCCCCGTCGATGTGTCGACGGTACTCACGCTCGACATGCCGATGCCGCGCGCGCGAACGGGAACCAATCGGGCACGCTCGTGATCCAGCAGGTAGACCGCTGACGCGCCCGGCCCGACGATGTGACCCATCGCCGATAGAATGCCGTCCAGAACCTGGTCGAGCCGGGACGCACTTGCCAGCAACTGGGAGAGATCGTGCAGTGCATTGAGACGCAGCGTGACCTGATTGAACGCCTGGGCCACTCGACCGATCTCATCATCGGTCTCCGAGATCGGCAGCGGTTTGACGTACGCGCCGGATGCGGCGGCCCGCGCCACCCGCTCGAGATCCTTGAGCGGCTTGACCAGTTGTCGAGTCACGTTCCAGGCGAGCGCCACGCCCACGAGCCCGCCGAAGACAAGAACCATGAAGAACGGGGCCACCGTCATGAACGAGGCTCGGGTGTCCGCCGCCGCCGGCTCAGCTGCAGCCACTCGCCAGTCGATTCCGGTAGCTCCGCGGATGTCACTGTAGAAGCCCGAGTACCGCTCACCGCTCGCAACAGCGAACGTCACGCGGCCGATGCCATTACCTGCCGGCTCCCAACGAGCGCCTTCCAGCCGGGGCGCCGCGCGCTGCCCCGCGAACCCCGCCAGTTCACCCGAGTCGATCAGCACCATGAGGCGTCCTGGCTGATTGCGGACCGCGGCCGCCAGCGCGCGCTCGATGAAGTCGTCGTTGAGCCGTGCGAGCACGACGACCGGCGAACCCCACGCAGTCGCCGTCGTCCTGGTGACCCAGATGGCGTGCTCGCCATCTTCCGTCTTGAAGCTCGCGAAGCCCGTGGATCCCCTGATGGCATCCTTGTACGCCCTGAGGGCGCGAACCTGTCTTGACGACAGACGATCGGGAGAGCCTGCGAGGCTTCGCGCGGTTCCAGCCTCCACCACCATCATGCGATCGAACATGCCGCCGCCACCTGCCGGCAGCGAAGCGACGGACGAGACCAGCTCCATCTCGGTCTTCGATGCGGCAGCGGTCGCGCTCGTGCGCTCGATGACCTCGTCGGCGGCAAACAGGCGCTCGTTGATGGCGTCCTCGACAAGCTGTACTGCCACCAGATCGCGGGCGTCGGCCCGCTCCGAGGCGAGATTCGACGTGGTGATCATGGCCACCACCGCAGCGGCGAACACCGTCGCGATGCCGACGGTCAGGGTGGCGCGAACGACTCTCGCCGAAAGCCCTTGTGAAGCGCGCGGACGTCTGACCATGGCTCCCTCAACGACGCAGCGAGTGCGGCGAACCTATCAATCGTACCCGAAAGACGGTCCGGCGCGCAGCGCCTCAGAGCCACGCGATCATTCGTTGAGCGTCGGCAGATCGAACTCAATGGCCGGGATGGACTGCGTCAACCACGCCGCCACAGCTCCGAACTGACCGGTGACTATCAGCAGGCCAATCACGATGAGCAGACTCCCGGCGATGCGATTCATCACCAACGAGTGCCGGTTCAGCCACTTCAGAAGCCCCGTCATGCGCCCGAACAGCAGTGCGACCGCTATGAACGGCAGACCGAGTCCCATCGAGTACGCCAGCAGAAGCAGCGCGCCCGAAGCGACACTCGCCGACGAGCCCGCCATCGTGAGTATGGTGCCCAGAATGGGTCCGACACACGGCGTCCAGCCCGCCGCAAACGCAGCACCCATGACGAACGCGGCACCGCGCCCGAAGGAGCGGGAGCGCCCGAGGTCCATGCGGGCTTCGCTATAGAGCCACGGAACCTTGATGATGCCGAGCATCAACACGCCGAACGCGATGACAGCGGCTCCCGCGACCATCTCGATGATCTCCCGATACTCCGTCAGGAACTGACCCAGCACCGACGCCGTCGCGCCCATCGACACGAAGACGGTGGAGAAGCCCAGCACGAACAGCACCGCTGGCACCACGACCTTGATGCGAGACGCTCCACCCGAGAGCTCGGCGCTCGTCAACCCGGTCATGAACGAAAGGTAGGCGGGAATCAGCGGGAGCACGCAAGGTGAGAGAAACGACAACACGCCGGCGAGAAACGCCACGCCAAGAGCAACTACCTCAGACACTGAGCACCACCCTTTGGGAAGAACCGGTCGCGACGAACACGCTTCGCACGTTCGAGACGCTACTATACCCTATGGGGTATACGTTGTGCAACGACCGTGGTTCAGTAAGACCGTCCCCCAAAGCGCGTGCCGCCACACCAGAACG
The genomic region above belongs to Coriobacteriia bacterium and contains:
- a CDS encoding cytochrome c biogenesis protein CcdA gives rise to the protein MSEVVALGVAFLAGVLSFLSPCVLPLIPAYLSFMTGLTSAELSGGASRIKVVVPAVLFVLGFSTVFVSMGATASVLGQFLTEYREIIEMVAGAAVIAFGVLMLGIIKVPWLYSEARMDLGRSRSFGRGAAFVMGAAFAAGWTPCVGPILGTILTMAGSSASVASGALLLLAYSMGLGLPFIAVALLFGRMTGLLKWLNRHSLVMNRIAGSLLIVIGLLIVTGQFGAVAAWLTQSIPAIEFDLPTLNE
- a CDS encoding SpoIIE family protein phosphatase, yielding MVRRPRASQGLSARVVRATLTVGIATVFAAAVVAMITTSNLASERADARDLVAVQLVEDAINERLFAADEVIERTSATAAASKTEMELVSSVASLPAGGGGMFDRMMVVEAGTARSLAGSPDRLSSRQVRALRAYKDAIRGSTGFASFKTEDGEHAIWVTRTTATAWGSPVVVLARLNDDFIERALAAAVRNQPGRLMVLIDSGELAGFAGQRAAPRLEGARWEPAGNGIGRVTFAVASGERYSGFYSDIRGATGIDWRVAAAEPAAADTRASFMTVAPFFMVLVFGGLVGVALAWNVTRQLVKPLKDLERVARAAASGAYVKPLPISETDDEIGRVAQAFNQVTLRLNALHDLSQLLASASRLDQVLDGILSAMGHIVGPGASAVYLLDHERARLVPVRARGIGMSSVSTVDTSTGGWLVEALGSTGPVTYSANPGQLANELPGLASSARSALAAPLVAGHEALGLVVMLRDSEDEVTEAEIEMVRTFSAQAAVAVQTSRLFEIESESRHVAEALRAVAEELVRPATLAASLGIVEEIISDLFGASAARIVIVDRAVLGLAPSTNAGEDDSLVAIAQLHLQPDGATVIVKRGEDFATDRALDDHDGELLMLVPIDFESDHGAALAVFMTEGADTGSMDIARALSDEVALALENAYFYERALARAANLETIFRISQDVASELQVNVVLNRVIEVVQKILSAEAVMLWSYDSRRRTLGTAMVRGVVPAHIVALELEPGQDLPGRVFASRTPVSLPSLSLGMGGVAGSAASQGLNSLLAVPLLARGRSIGVLMVLAEAAGAFSDEDMSIMQTFASQAALAIDTARMYSREHEVAHVLQQSILPKALPDFPEVTTSSVYEPAGLDTDIGGDYYDLFRASDGAIWLAIADVCGKGVEAATKTSMIKYAVRAFVAAGLMPGSVTTEVNRMTAQSGDPSQIVTLWVGRYDVVGGRLSWADGGHPAAILQRADGSLDMLGPTGPLLGAIAEVEFDENEVDFVAGDRLLLYTDGVTEARQGNTFFGEERVTAAMVGGATVEELASRLLAAVQDFVSGELRDDIAILAVEVCSVLGDADKKE